DNA from Deltaproteobacteria bacterium:
AAGAGGTGATCTTCTTTCTCCACCAGGGATACAGCAAACCCCGCCAGCTGTAAATAGGCCGCTGTTTTTACCCCCACCAATCCGCCCCCGAGGACCACGATTTCTTTATGCTTTAAAAGCCAGTCCCGGATCTTGCGGGCCGTGGCAAGGGTGCGGACAGGAAAGATTCCTTCGGGTAGATCTTCCCTCCGTAAAAGAGGAAGGATCGGTTGCCCCCCGGGGGCCAGGATCAATCGTTCATATCGGATCTTCTCCTGGTTATCCAGGTTGAGGCTTTGAGTGGGCCGGTCCAGGGACCGAATTTTTATTCCCTTACGGATCTGCAGCAGGGGATCTTCCGCCGGCTGCCAGAAAAAAAGCTTCTCCTCTTCTACCTGCCCGGCCATGAACTGGGGCAAAAGAGGGTTGCAATATCCTACGTCTCCTTCGGCTTCAATAAGGAGGACGGATTTTTCTGGCCAACATCGACGGCAATGGAGGGCGGCCTGCAGCCCTGCGGCCCCGCCGCCAATAATCACGCATTCCATTTTTTCTTTAGGCTTCCTTCCTCAAGAACCAATCTAAGATTTCCTGGGCATGGGGGGGGTGGTCAAAATGGGTCAGGCTTCCCCCTTGAGCCGTTAGCTTTTCCGCAAGCAGAGTACGAACCTTCTCACTTCCCCAGAGGGGAAGAGGAACCGCCACGCTGATCTTAAGGCCCAAACTGGCCAACCCCAGGGCGATGGCCAGATCGCGGCAACTTTTCAGGCTCGAGAAACATATCTGCAAGGCATCCCCTTTCTTTATGGCACCCAACGCTTTCAAGGCCAGCAAAGGTCCCGCCTGCTCATCCAGGATGTAAACGGGGGGTTGGTTGCCCCGAGAAGCGAGTCCTTTTTTAAGAATCCACAAGGCAGCATCTCCCCAAGCGGCTACCAGGCATCCTTTTTCTCCTCGCAGAGCGGAGGCCACCTCCACTGGAATCCAGCCCAGAGGCTGCTGGGGAGTGTCTGCGCCTCCCAGAAGGAACAGCTTTTTGGCTCGCGCTTTTTGCAAGAGTTCTGCCAATGCCTGGACGTCCAGAATCACTCCCGTTTCCTCTATAAGAGATGGATCCGGGGTGAAGCCTGTGGGGGAAGAAATATCAGCTTTCTTTTGGGCGAGCCGCAAAATTTTCTTGGCCTCCTGGGGATCTTGGGAAGAAATGAAAGGAATCCCCAGGCTGCGGCAAAGCTCGGCCATAGAGGGATCGGTACCCGGTCCGGCGATCAGGAGATGAATCTTACCGGAGGCCAACAATAACTCCGCTTCACCCGAAGTGCAGACGCAGGGCAAAAACCCGCCATCTATTGGAATCCAATCTCCTAAAGAAACGATTGGGCTGCGATGGCGAAGGTTTGGCGAAGCCTGCTTGGCAAAGGCTTCCAGAAACTTGCGGGAAGGCTGACCGCATACCCCGATCATCCGGTCCCGATCGGCAAGCAGACCATATCCTGCCTGGAGAGAGGAACGGCGCGGAACCTTTTCCCCAATCTTTTTTATCTCCAACAAGCCCAAAGTTAATACTCCCAAGCGTAAGGCTTTAAGGATTAAAGCTTCGGGCGACGCCAAGGGCCTTTGCAGAAGAAAAGCAGCATCAGAGATCTCCCTCAGCGAAAGTTCCTGTCCTCCAAGTTTTTTTGTTGCCCGGCGGACAATTTTATCCAGAGGGGCTGAGCAGAATAATGGAGGGACTTTTTCCAAGCTGGGAAGTTCCTTCATGGCTTCCAGCGCTCCCTGCACTGTAAGGCGCAACAAGAGGGCAGAGACCATCCCGTCCCTATCCAAGCCGCAAATCCCCCGGTCGGGTCCTCGACCAAATGGATCAATCCGACAGGGTCCTTGCAAACAACCGAACGGACAACTCAGGCCGAGCCGGAGAAATCCATCCTGCGGCTGAAGCCTTTCATAGCGGTCCCAGTGAACCTTTATTCCCCGGTTGGAAGCAGACTGCAAAAGTTCCTGACTGATGGGGTCAACGGTTTTAAAATGAATCATTTCCATGCCAGCTCTCCCGTTTCAAATCGTTTTTTCGAATAACGCCTATTGTAGCGGCTCAGAAATTAGTAGAATATGTCAAAGCCGCTCCAGGGAGCCAGGCGGAAGACCGCTGCGCTTGCCAAAATGAGTCGGTGGTTCCACCTTGAAGGAGCGGGGTAAGACGCTACACTATCCCAGCGTATCGATTATTCTCCCAGATCGAGTAAAAGCAAGCCCTTTTCTTTTTTCCCGGCCAGTGTTTTGCCCACTTCCGCCCGCCTCTGGCCAGGGATTTTCTCGAAATCCTCGAGTTCTACAAGCTCCAAGGCTTGACAAGGGCAAACTTCCAGGCAGACGGGGTTTTCCATAAAGGCACACCGGTCGCATTTGAGAGCGAATTTTCTTTCCGGCCAGGGGAAAATAACCCCAAAGGGACAGAACAGGGTACAGGTCCAGCAGGCGATGCAGCGTTCCTCCCGGACCAGCACAAGATTTGTTTCCGGATCGCGGACCAGAGCGGCGTTGAGGCAGGCATTCAGGCAAGGAGCCTGAAGGCAGTGGCGACACTGCAGGGGGAAGGTAAATTCATTGTTTCCTTCCACCCGGAGCCGCGGTTGGGGCAAGGGGGTTTCCTGGGCAGCTTTCAGCAGCGTTTTCCCGTTACTTCCCCTCTCTACCGCACAATAAAGCTCACAGGTCTTACACCCCGTGCAGCGATCCAGGTGGACTCCAATCACCTTCATGAATTACCCCCCCCTTGTCTCTTTTCTTTCTCCACTACCACGTCCAGAAGGAAAAATTGCAACCCCGATTTTAGTAGATAAAAAAACTTTGTCAACATTTATATTATGAACCTTGGACCTTGTACCTTAGGTCTTGGGCCAGTTTTTATCCGTGCATCTTTTTTTCGAACACCCACACTGCCAGCCAGAAACTCAGGATGGCGCAAAAAATAAGCAGGTCCAGGTAGTCCATGTCCACCGCTGTATTAAGCCTTGACAAGATAAACGAATGGTTGCTAAAGTATACGGGCAGAAGGCAGTAATAAATAGGGCTACCCCTAAATTTCCCCAACTACCTTTTTATCTTTGAAGGGATAGGCCTTTGCCTGATGAAAGAAAACCCTTTCGAAATTTTCAATATTAAGGAGCGCGTCGCCATTGTCACCGGAGGAAGTAAGGGCATTGGCCAGGGGATCGCTATAGACTTGGCCAAGGCAGGGGCCCATGTTGTAGTTGTCAGCCGAAACTTCTCCGAAAGCGAGACTATAGCTCAGCAGATTCGGACATTGGGGAGAAAATCCTTGGCTATCGCTGCCGACGTGAGGAATTGCCTAGATATAACCGTCATGGTCGATAAAGCCCTCCAGCAATTCCAGCGAATAGATATCCTGGTAAACAATGCCGGAACGAACACCCGGAAACCCGCAGAAGAACTCCTCGAGGAAGACTGGGATACAATCATCGACACCAACCTAAAGGGGGTCTTCTTTTGCTCCCAGGCAGTGGGGAAAATCATGATCAAACAAAAGCGGGGGAAAATCATCAATATCTCCTCTGGAGGAGGAGTGATCGGTGTCCCCTGGCTGGGCCCTTATGGAGCGAGCAAAGCAGGGGTCATGCAGTTGACCA
Protein-coding regions in this window:
- a CDS encoding 4Fe-4S dicluster domain-containing protein, coding for MKVIGVHLDRCTGCKTCELYCAVERGSNGKTLLKAAQETPLPQPRLRVEGNNEFTFPLQCRHCLQAPCLNACLNAALVRDPETNLVLVREERCIACWTCTLFCPFGVIFPWPERKFALKCDRCAFMENPVCLEVCPCQALELVELEDFEKIPGQRRAEVGKTLAGKKEKGLLLLDLGE
- a CDS encoding glucose 1-dehydrogenase, encoding MKENPFEIFNIKERVAIVTGGSKGIGQGIAIDLAKAGAHVVVVSRNFSESETIAQQIRTLGRKSLAIAADVRNCLDITVMVDKALQQFQRIDILVNNAGTNTRKPAEELLEEDWDTIIDTNLKGVFFCSQAVGKIMIKQKRGKIINISSGGGVIGVPWLGPYGASKAGVMQLTKVLALEWAKYNITVNAIGPVYIKTPMTASWLEDPSRLSAIMSRVAIKRLGDVRDLTGVLLLLASDASDYITGQTFFVDAGATAGWPMDW